In a single window of the Balaenoptera acutorostrata chromosome 3, mBalAcu1.1, whole genome shotgun sequence genome:
- the LOC130707667 gene encoding acireductone dioxygenase-like, with protein MVQAWYMDKSADDPRRPHRREPARPVSLEQLRGLGVLYWKLDADKYESDPELEKIRKERNYSWMDIITICKDKLPTYEEKIKMFYEEHLHLDDEIRYILDGSGYFDVRDKEDRWIRIFMEKGDMITLPAGIYHRFTLDEKNYVKAMRLFVGDPVWMAYKRPTDHFEARGQYLEFLAQTA; from the coding sequence ATGGTGCAGGCCTGGTACATGGACAAGTCGGCCGACGACCCGCGGCGGCCCCACCGCAGGGAGCCCGCGCGCCCGGTCAGCCTGGAGCAGCTGCGCGGGCTCGGGGTCCTTTACTGGAAGTTGGATGCTGACAAATATGAGAGTGATCCAGAATTAGAAAAGATCCGGAAAGAGAGAAACTACTCCTGGATGGACATAATAACCATATGCAAAGACAAACTACCAACTTACGAAGAAAAGATTAAGATGTTTTATGAGGAGCATTTACACCTGGATGATGAGATTCGCTACATCCTGGACGGCAGTGGGTACTTCGACGTAAGGGATAAAGAGGACAGGTGGATCCGGATCTTCATGGAGAAGGGAGACATGATCACTCTCCCCGCCGGGATATACCACCGCTTCACGCTGGACGAGAAGAACTATGTGAAGGCCATGCGGCTGTTTGTGGGAGACCCAGTGTGGATGGCGTACAAACGGCCGACTGACCACTTCGAGGCCCGCGGGCAGTACCTAGAGTTTCTGGCACAGACGGCCTAG